One segment of Lepus europaeus isolate LE1 chromosome 16, mLepTim1.pri, whole genome shotgun sequence DNA contains the following:
- the LOC133775059 gene encoding replication protein A 14 kDa subunit-like, translating into MPAGCTVWIIHCVPAGSGSCPATVVDVIELPKLHINASMLSQFIEWPVYFVGKLRKIHPGGKMFILSDGEGKTGTVGLMKPLEEVSRAVEVIGRVTSKTTIMCASYVQFKEDKDLGLYNEAVKITHEFPQFFPSGE; encoded by the coding sequence ATGCCTGCGGGATGCACAGTTTGGATCATCCATTGTGTTCCTGCCGGCAGTGGTTCTTGTCCCGCCACCGTGGTAGACGTCATAGAGCTGCCCAAGTTGCACATCAATGCCAGCATGCTCTCTCAGTTCATCGAATGGCCAGTATACTTTGTAGGGAAGCTGAGAAAGATTCATCCCGGtggaaaaatgtttattctttcaGATGGAGAAGGAAAAACTGGAACTGTTGGGTTGATGAAACCTCTCGAAGAAGTCTCTAGAGCTGTGGAAGTCATTGGAAGAGTAACATCAAAGACAACCATCATGTGTGCATCTTATGTCCAGTTCAAAGAAGATAAAGATCTTGGACTTTACAATGAAGCTGTGAAAATTACCCACGAGTTCCCTCAGTTTTTTCCTTCAGGGGAATGA